In Solanum lycopersicum chromosome 5, SLM_r2.1, the following are encoded in one genomic region:
- the LOC101264427 gene encoding nuclear pore complex protein NUP1-like has translation MAAAGDGRPASSSAYEGGGAGGKFRRRPFRKNQTTPYDRPPNDLRNPSWLTKLVVDPATKLITSGARRFFSSIFQKRLTPAPTPLPLPPMPLPPPPEARQESKDVQQESCLNDHAGPVVATGHEVCKVACSSEDGAFSEFEQLLKQKTFSRDEIDRLTELLRSKAVDTPAGNDKGAVATPVTSSRVPKGNVASAAELAKAYMDTRPSKVSPTILSSQSQVVRVDTPVLKSVAYSQNLPIAPVTTKTAGLVGVRANGFTPPRSRGRSAIYHMARTPYSRLRLTDGQMASSSTHNAYSGPSLSESVLEHDGYFGSKQPLKRRSSALEDDIGSVGPIRRTRQKPNLLSHGISRPNLGGVASAAADVPTRYAHISSDPSETAAKILEHLENLTPKEKSSESRLTAGSDKTPKKLSPNMLRGQALKSLESLDSPKLLQSAQDSHKLENWSEVIPTNDHDSSLQKQGVIEQHRQNKSINRPTVVPKKNEKNSFEDAQPGVETADSLDKKSSVQPQKKHAFRMSALEDSFEMDEDINFDNPASQLAEGRDKMGISGAEKKSLSTDEALNKKPAALSETNATLGILNKRNDMKAPDAALISISSPSFLSSSDSQSPEVVAPSFGLNKSKESSGDKVPALLFSSSFPLSGLKPESSSSLSNPAFGLAGASLELFESDNSQKDGKSNEKSEPLSSGLSPSPLFAAPSSTSTFSNGQFAPSPAISAFSLLDSSNSPKDVQSYSSSEVAHSTSISAAVGGGLFGFAAASSVSTEPLIKSGPSEVPSMVSKLLTASTADNADLQTKAANSDNLSSSSPFAGSSFASTSPGNSIFGFSSSGMSTVTTASDQSQSSVFSTGAQSLVSAQTSLTGSDNTRVSQSVPAHFGSSTTSPVVGNSRMTSFSSVGSASSNTGIVSAAASDSNPVGSSAAAVGNFGFGASSSTSSTLSSSVGPSSGTSQLSFTFGASPAVHAATTALATSSNATSAIFSFGNDSSSSLANAVDTSTRPSPSTFNFGGSSSASSLKSVGMSNSAAPGIFSFGGGSSASSTNAVGTSTNATPVFSFGGGSSAPSTNTISTSTNATPGVFSFGGGSSASSTNTVSTSTNATPGVFSLGGGSSASSTNTVSTSTNATPGVFSFGGGSSASSTNTVSTSTNATPGVFSFGGNSLASPTNTVSTSTSATTGIFNFGASSSVLSTNTVSTSTSAAPGVFSFGASSSVPSTNTVSTSTSAAPGVFSFGASSSVLSTNAVNASSTVSPSPFAFGASSTSSQTSSAAGILGSNWQAPKSPGFSSPFSSATPTAFAFGASSSSFTPPATTAAVFGSAPSTPTGPAFPFGSTSLTNPSTQSIFGNSTSPFTASPGNNNQMNMEDSMAEDTMHASSPAVAFGQPSVSPTPGGFMFGSTPNPFQFGGQQNQAAAAAQNPCPFAASSSLGAGGSFSLGSNGPDKSGRKIVKINRNKNRRK, from the exons ATGGCGGCGGCGGGAGACGGCAGACCGGCGAGTTCCTCGGCCTACGAAGGCGGAGGAGCTGGAGGAAAGTTCCGGAGACGACCTTTCCGTAAGAACCAAACTACTCCTTACGATCGACCACCGAATGACCTCCGGAACCCTAGTTGGCTCACAAAGCTCGTTGTCGATCCTGCCACGAAGCTCATCACTTCCGGTGCTCGACGGTTCTTTTCTTCGATCTTCCAAAAACGTCTTACCCCTGCTCCGACACCATTACCACTACCTCCGATGCCATTGCCACCTCCTCCAG AAGCAAGACAAGAATCAAAGGATGTGCAGCAGGAGTCTTGTCTTAAT GATCATGCTGGACCAGTAGTAGCCACTGGACATGAAGTTTGCAAAGTTGCATGCAGTTCTGAGGATGGTGCATTCTCAGAGTTTGAGCAACTGTTGAAACAAAAGACATTCAGCAG AGATGAAATTGACCGCTTGACAGAACTTTTGCGTTCCAAAGCTGTAGATACCCCTGCTGGGAATGATAAGGGTGCTGTTGCTACTCCTGTCACAAGTTCAAGA GTCCCTAAAGGGAATGTTGCATCTGCTGCTGAACTTGCAAAAGCTTACATGGACACTAGGCCATCAAAGGTGTCACCGACAATTCTTAGTTCGCAAAGTCAAGTTGTGAGAGTAGATACACCGGTGCTAAAAAGTGTTGCATATTCCCAAAATTTGCCTATTGCACCAGTGACTACAAAGACTGCTGGTCTTGTTGGGGTCCGAGCAAATGGATTTACCCCTCCAAGGTCTCGTGGAAGATCTGCAATATATCACATGGCTCGCACACCATACTCCAGACTTCGTCTAACTGATGGTCAAATG GCAAGTAGCTCCACACATAATGCTTATAGCGGGCCTTCTTTATCTGAGTCAGTCTTGGAGCATGATGGATATTTTGGCTCTAAACAG CCCCTCAAACGGAGAAGTTCTGCTCTGGAAGATGATATCGGCTCTGTTGGCCCCATTCGTAGGACTCGACAGAAACCAAATCTCCTATCACATGGAATTTCACGTCCTAATCTTGGAGGAGTTGCTTCTGCTGCTGCTGATGTTCCTACAAGGTATGCTCACATCTCTTCCGATCCCAGTGAGACAGCTGCAAAGATATTGGAGCATCTTGAAAATCTGACTCCAAAGGAGAAGTCATCAGAATCAAGACTAACTGCAGGGAGTGATAAGACACCCAAGAAATTGTCACCAAACATGCTTCGCGGGCAAGCTCTTAAAAGCTTGGAGTCTTTGGATTCTCCCAAGCTGCTACAGAGTGCTCAAGACAGCCATAAGTTGGAAAATTGGTCTGAGGTTATTCCAACCAATGATCATGATTCTAGTTTGCAGAAGCAAGGCGTAATTGAACAACATCGGCAAAATAAATCTATTAACAGGCCAACTGTTGTaccaaagaaaaatgaaaaaaattcatttgaagaTGCTCAACCAGGTGTGGAAACTGCTGATTCACTGGATAAGAAGTCTTCAGTTCAACCTCAGAAGAAGCATGCTTTTAGGATGAGTGCACTTGAG GACTCATTCGAGATGGATGAGGATATAAACTTTGACAATCCTGCCTCTCAATTGGCTGAAGGAAGAGATAAGATGGGTATATCTGGTGCTGAAAAGAAGTCTCTGTCTACCGATGAAGCCCTGAACAAAAAACCTGCTGCTCTTTCTGAAACAAATGCTACCTTGGGGATTTTGAACAAAAGAAATGATATGAAGGCTCCTGATGCTGCTCTTATCAGCATCAGCAGCCCCAGTTTCCTGTCCAGTTCTGATTCCCAGTCACCCGAGGTTGTTGCACCATCATTTGGGTTAAACAAATCAAAGGAGTCGAGTGGTGACAAGGTTCCAGCTCTTCTATTTTCATCATCATTTCCTCTCTCAGGGTTAAAACCAGAAAGCTCGAGCAG CTTATCAAACCCTGCTTTTGGCCTGGCTGGTGCTTCATTGGAACTCTTTGAGTCAGATAACTCACAGAAGGATGGGAAAAGCAATGAGAAATCAGAACCTTTATCATCTGGTTTATCACCTTCACCTTTATTTGCTGCTCCATCAAGCACTTCTACCTTCAGTAATGGACAGTTCGCACCTAGTCCTGCTATCTCAGCCTTTTCTCTCTTGGATTCAAGTAATTCCCCAAAGGATGTTCAGTCTTACAGTTCAAGTGAGGTTGCCCATTCCACAAGCATTTCAGCTGCTGTTGGTGGTGGTCTGTTTGGTTTTGCTGCAGCATCTTCAGTATCAACTGAACCTCTTATCAAATCTGGGCCCTCTGAAGTTCCATCAATGGTGTCAAAGCTTTTAACAGCTTCCACTGCAGACAACGCAGACTTGCAAACCAAAGCAGCTAATTCTGACAATTTGAGTAGCAGTTCACCTTTTGCGGGCTCATCATTTGCATCTACAAGTCCTGGAAATAGTATTTTTGGTTTTAGTTCATCAGGAATGTCTACAGTTACTACAGCTAGTGACCAATCTCAGAGTTCCGTTTTCAGCACTGGAGCTCAGTCACTTGTTAGTGCTCAAACTTCACTCACTGGATCAGACAATACCAGAGTCTCACAGAGTGTTCCTGCTCATTTTGGGTCATCTACTACATCACCAGTAGTGGGCAATTCCAGAATGACATCTTTCTCCTCTGTCGGTTCTGCTTCAAGTAATACTGGCATCGTTTCTGCTGCTGCTTCAGATAGCAACCCCGTTGGCTCCAGCGCTGCTGCTGTTGGAAATTTTGGTTTTGGGGCAAGTTCTTCAACCTCATCTACGTTGAGCAGTTCAGTCGGACCTAGCAGTGGGACATCTCAGCTGTCGTTCACTTTTGGTGCTAGTCCGGCTGTTCATGCAGCCACCACTGCACTTGCTACTTCTAGCAATGCTACTTCTGCTATATTTAGTTTTGGtaatgattcttcatcttccttGGCAAATGCCGTCGACACCTCTACCCGCCCTAGTCCTAGCACATTTAATTTTGGTGGTAGTTCTTCAGCTTCCTCATTGAAGAGTGTCGGCATGTCTAATAGTGCTGCTCCTGGAATATTTAGTTTTGGTGGTGGTTCTTCAGCTTCTTCAACCAATGCTGTTGGCACCTCCACAAATGCTACTCCTGTATTTAGTTTTGGTGGTGGTTCTTCAGCTCCTTCAACCAATACTATCAGCACCTCCACCAATGCTACTCCTGGTGTATTTAGTTTTGGTGGTGGTTCTTCAGCTTCTTCCACCAATACTGTCAGCACCTCCACCAATGCTACTCCTGGTGTATTTAGTCTTGGTGGTGGTTCTTCAGCTTCTTCAACCAATACTGTCAGCACCTCCACCAATGCTACTCCTGGTGTATTTAGTTTTGGTGGTGGTTCTTCAGCTTCTTCAACCAATACTGTCAGCACCTCCACAAATGCTACTCCTGGTGTATTTAGTTTTGGTGGTAACTCTTTGGCTTCCCCAACAAATACTGTCAGCACCTCTACCAGTGCTACCACTGGCATATTTAATTTTGGTGCTAGTTCTTCCGTTCTGTCAACAAATACTGTCAGTACCTCCACTAGTGCTGCCCCCGGCGTATTCAGTTTTGGTGCTAGCTCCTCAGTTCCGTCAACAAATACTGTCAGTACCTCCACTAGTGCTGCCCCCGGCGTATTCAGTTTTGGTGCTAGCTCCTCAGTTCTGTCAACAAATGCTGTCAATGCCTCCAGCACAGTCAGTCCTAGTCCATTTGCTTTTGGTGCCAGCTCTACCTCCTCACAAACTTCCAGTGCTGCTGGAATTTTAGGTTCCAATTGGCAGGCCCCTAAGTCTCCTGGCTTTAGTTCCCCATTTAGTTCTGCTACCCCTACTGCATTTGCATTTGGagcatcttcatcttcttttacTCCTCCAGCCACCACTGCTGCTGTCTTTGGATCAGCACCCAGTACCCCTACTGGACCAGCCTTTCCATTTGGTTCAACATCTTTGACAAATCCGTCTACACAGTCCATATTTGGGAACTCTACTTCTCCTTTTACTGCATCCCCTGGGAATAATAACCAGATGAACATGGAAGACAGCATGGCCGAGGACACTATGCATGCATCTTCCCCTGCAGTTGCTTTTGGTCAACCTTCTGTCTCGCCCACACCTGGCGGTTTCATGTTTGGTTCAACACCTAATCCATTCCAGTTTGGTGGCCAGCAGAATCAGGCAGCTGCTGCTGCTCAGAATCCATGTCCATTTGCAGCATCAAGCAGTTTAGGTGCTGGAGGGAGTTTCTCATTGGGTAGCAATGGTCCTGACAAATCAGGTCGAAAGATTGtcaaaattaatagaaataagAACAGAAGGAAGTGA
- the LOC104647557 gene encoding ubiquitin C-terminal hydrolase 13-like has product MLSIRDYQLEDGDIICFQKSLQNQCREQYRFPEVPLFLKYVYSWQFIARIEHVETEQNADACLYTMIKVARDENLGEQIGKEIYFDLVNHDKVPTFCMQKQMPFTKFKEEVAKAFGIPVQFQRYWLWKKRVNNTYRPERALTSQEETQYSVGQLRENSITVNNSELKLFLEVILCPDLRRLPPPGKKNKEILVFFKLYNPVEESIRYVGRLFVKERSKLLEILSKLKELASFSPDEEIDLFEEINFNPSAMCLQLNTMLSLRDYNLGNGDIICFQKSLRNQHSEQYRFPDVPSFLKYVHNRQLIGHENLIPISHLPTNGPQLLVEAETTSMMDVLAVEGPVSARFTWTVHNFSKLNWKKSYSDAFNVGTYQWRVLMAPKGNNGDHLSLYLTVVNTAALPSGWIRYAQFSLAVLNQIDDKFTVRKDTQLQFNARTRAWGFASFMPLTELYDPRRGYLVDDKVILEAYITLP; this is encoded by the exons ATGCTGAGTATTCGCGACTACCAG CTGGAAGATGGGGATATAATTTGCTTTCAGAAATCCCTTCAAAATCAATGCAGAGAACAGTATCGCTTTCCTGAGGTTCCTTTGTTTTTGAAGTACGTGTACAGCTGGCAG TTTATAGCGAGGATAGAGCATGTTGAAACAGAACAAAATGCAGATGCTTGTCTCTACACAATGATCAAG GTAGCTCGTGATGAAAACCTTGGTGAACAAATCGggaaggaaatttattttgatctCGTGAATCATGATAAAGTACCTACTTTTTGTATGCAGAAACAGATGCCATTTACTAAATTCAAG GAGGAAGTTGCCAAGGCATTTGGTATACCGGTGCAATTTCAACGTTACTGGCTATGGAAAAAACGCGTGAACAACACATATCGTCCTGAACGTGCATTGACATCTCAAGAGGAAACTCAATATTCC GTTGGCCAACTAAGGGAAAATTCAATTACGGTGAATAATTCTGAGCTAAAACTGTTTCTGGAAGTAATACTATGCCCG GATTTGCGACGTTTACCTCCACCAgggaagaagaacaaagaaatCCTTGTATTTTTCAAACTATATAACCCTGTCGAAGAGAGCATAAG GTACGTTGGACGACtttttgtaaaagaaagaagCAAGCTACTTGAGATATTATCAAAGCTAAAAGAATTGGCTAGCTTTTCGCCTGATGAAGAAATTGATCTCTTCGAG GAAATAAACTTTAATCCCAGTGCGATGTGTTTACAACTTAACACTATGCTGAGTCTTCGTGACTACAAT CTGGGCAATGGGGATATCATTTGCTTTCAGAAATCCCTTCGAAATCAACACAGTGAACAATATCGTTTTCCTGACGTTCCTTCATTTTTGAAATACGTGCACAATCGCCAG CTAATAGGGCATGAAAATCTTATTCCTATATCTCATTTGCCTACTAACGGACCTCAGCTACTCGTCGAAG CGGAAACAACAAGTATGATGGATGTACTGGCAGTGGAAGGTCCAGTATCAGCCCGATTTACATGGACTGTCCACAATTTCTCAAAGTTGAACTGGAAGAAATCGTACTCTGATGCTTTTAACGTAGGAACATATCAATG GAGGGTACTGATGGCCCCAAAAGGGAACAATGGAGACCATTTATCACTTTATTTAACAGTGGTAAATACTGCAGCATTGCCTTCTGGTTGGATTAGATATGCTCAATTTAGCTTAGCTGTTCTCAATCAAATCGATGACAAATTCACAGTGAGAAAAG ATACTCAGCTCCAGTTTAATGCAAGAACGCGCGCATGGGGTTTCGCATCATTCATGCCTCTTACTGAACTATATGATCCTAGAAGAGGTTATCTTGTTGATGATAAAGTCATACTTGAAGCTTATATTACCCTGCCTTGA
- the LOC101264124 gene encoding CASP-like protein PIMP1: MATNSFDTFDIYGFPVKVDSTDIHVYRYMISVDVIGMAYTLLLFVLTFFQVKSGNPIDGGLAYFEFYGDKIILFLLATGAAAGLGLTVEYNRLKDNDETTQNIQNFINIANASASVLLLGSISSTISSIISSLNLPKRSSS; the protein is encoded by the exons ATGGCTACTAATagttttgatacatttgacatttATGGTTTTCCAGTCAAGGTTGATTCTACTGACATTCATGTTTACCG GTATATGATATCTGTAGATGTGATTGGAATGGCCTACACTTTGCTATTATTTGTGTTAACATTTTTCCAAGTGAAATCTGGGAATCCCATTGATGGTGGCCTTGCTTATTTTGAATTCTATGGTGATAAG ataattttattcttattggCTACTGGTGCTGCTGCTGGATTAGGATTAACAGTGGAATATAACAGACTTAAGGACAATGATGAGACTAcccaaaatatacaaaattttatcaaCATAGCAAATGCTTCTGCTAGTGTGCTTCTTCTTGGATCTATTTCCTCTACTATTTCCTCTATCATTTCTTCTCTCAATCTTCCAAAGAGATCTTCTTCGTAA